A genome region from Solirubrobacter pauli includes the following:
- a CDS encoding MFS transporter, whose amino-acid sequence MSTEALYRRTLRVLLVSQVLAGAGLAAGVTVGALLAEDMLGSTGTAGLPAALLTLGSAAAATGVGRLSQRLGRRPGLAAGYAVGAIGGAGVVLAATIDSVPLLLASLLLYGSGTATNLQARYAGADLAPADRRGRAVSTVLVATTLGAVLGPNLVEPMGDVASALDVPRLAGPFILATAAYALAAITVLIVLRPDPLLVARAAGARHAAEDTSPAAPVAAASLRLAAVAMVVTQLVMVAVMTMTPVHMRDHGHSISAAGLVISIHVAAMFLPSPLTGQLVDRLGRRPILAAGGCTLLLAGVIAATAPADSMVLLTVALALLGLGWNFGLVAGTALVTDAVPLAQRAKTQGTIDVAVALSGATGGLSSGLVVAGAGYSTLALTGGLMALAILPALLAEHRVTDPGSPEARAARS is encoded by the coding sequence GTGAGCACCGAGGCGCTGTACCGCAGGACGTTGCGCGTCCTGCTCGTCTCGCAGGTGCTGGCCGGCGCCGGGCTCGCCGCCGGCGTCACGGTGGGCGCGCTGCTGGCCGAGGACATGCTGGGCTCGACCGGCACCGCAGGCCTGCCGGCCGCGTTGCTGACGCTCGGGTCCGCGGCGGCTGCGACGGGTGTCGGCCGACTCTCGCAGCGCCTGGGCCGACGCCCCGGGCTCGCGGCCGGGTATGCCGTCGGCGCGATCGGTGGCGCGGGCGTCGTGCTCGCCGCGACCATCGACAGCGTCCCGCTGCTGCTGGCGTCGTTGCTGCTCTACGGCTCGGGAACGGCGACCAACCTGCAGGCCCGCTACGCCGGCGCTGATCTCGCGCCCGCCGACCGGCGCGGCCGAGCGGTCAGCACCGTGCTCGTCGCTACCACGCTGGGAGCGGTCCTGGGTCCGAACCTCGTGGAGCCGATGGGCGACGTCGCGTCCGCGCTGGACGTCCCGCGGCTGGCTGGACCGTTCATCCTCGCCACCGCGGCCTACGCGCTGGCGGCGATCACCGTGCTGATCGTGCTCCGTCCTGACCCGCTGCTCGTCGCGCGCGCCGCCGGCGCGCGCCACGCGGCGGAGGACACGAGCCCGGCGGCGCCGGTCGCGGCCGCCTCGCTCAGGCTTGCGGCCGTCGCGATGGTCGTCACGCAGCTCGTGATGGTGGCGGTGATGACGATGACCCCGGTGCACATGCGCGATCACGGTCACAGCATCAGCGCCGCCGGGCTGGTCATCTCGATCCACGTGGCCGCGATGTTCCTGCCGTCGCCGCTCACCGGACAGCTGGTCGACCGTCTCGGGCGCAGGCCGATCCTCGCCGCCGGCGGCTGCACGCTGCTGCTCGCGGGCGTGATCGCTGCCACCGCGCCCGCCGATTCGATGGTTCTGCTCACCGTGGCCCTCGCGCTGCTCGGGCTCGGCTGGAACTTCGGCCTGGTGGCAGGGACGGCGCTCGTCACAGACGCCGTTCCGCTCGCGCAGCGCGCGAAGACGCAGGGGACGATCGATGTCGCGGTCGCGCTCTCCGGCGCCACCGGCGGCCTGTCGAGTGGGCTCGTCGTCGCGGGCGCCGGTTACTCCACCCTCGCGCTGACCGGCGGCCTCATGGCCCTCGCCATCCTTCCTGCTCTGCTCGCCGAGCATCGCGTCACCGACCCTGGGAGTCCCGAAGCCCGTGCCGCACGAAGCTGA
- a CDS encoding flavin monoamine oxidase family protein — translation MPHEAEVVVIGAGLAGLTAAASLQASGVDVVCLEARERVGGRASSVGGWLDLGATWFWDGQAAIAETVAALGLATYPQVLDGDALIERAPGEALRMDGNPIDRPGRRLREGMQSVPLALARSLTVKTSAPVRSITFRADSLAEVATDDETYVASTVLLAVPPRLAVESIDFQPALPPGVVDAARAVHTWMSDTVKVVARYATAFWRDAGWAGAALSHAGPFCEFHDHSGPEANQAALFGFAPAARLGGAAQDEIVERFCGHVERLWGPGAPAPLEVHVADWSADGYTTAGVATSSTAWYYGTPLLRLPHFGGRLVFCSTETAPAFPGYLEGAVLAGRRAAGQAQEHLAGVGRQA, via the coding sequence GTGCCGCACGAAGCTGAGGTCGTCGTCATCGGAGCCGGCCTCGCCGGCCTGACCGCGGCTGCGTCGCTGCAAGCGAGTGGCGTGGACGTCGTCTGCCTCGAAGCCCGCGAGCGGGTGGGCGGACGGGCGAGCAGCGTCGGCGGCTGGCTGGACCTGGGAGCGACGTGGTTCTGGGACGGCCAGGCCGCGATCGCCGAGACCGTCGCGGCGCTCGGCCTGGCCACCTACCCGCAGGTGCTCGACGGCGACGCGCTGATCGAGCGGGCCCCCGGCGAGGCGCTGCGGATGGACGGGAACCCGATCGACCGTCCGGGCCGGCGGTTGCGCGAGGGGATGCAGTCCGTCCCGCTCGCGCTGGCGCGCTCACTGACGGTCAAGACCTCGGCCCCGGTCCGCTCGATCACCTTCCGCGCGGACTCGCTCGCCGAGGTCGCGACCGACGACGAGACCTACGTGGCCTCAACGGTGCTGTTGGCCGTCCCGCCCCGGCTCGCGGTCGAGTCGATCGACTTCCAGCCGGCACTACCACCCGGCGTGGTCGACGCGGCGCGGGCCGTGCACACCTGGATGAGCGACACCGTGAAGGTCGTCGCCCGCTACGCGACGGCGTTCTGGCGTGACGCCGGATGGGCGGGAGCCGCCCTCAGCCACGCGGGGCCCTTCTGCGAGTTCCATGATCACAGCGGCCCTGAAGCGAACCAGGCCGCCCTGTTCGGCTTCGCGCCGGCGGCCCGGCTCGGCGGGGCCGCGCAGGACGAGATCGTCGAGCGGTTCTGCGGGCACGTCGAACGCCTGTGGGGACCTGGCGCTCCGGCTCCGCTCGAGGTGCACGTCGCGGACTGGAGCGCCGACGGTTACACCACCGCGGGCGTCGCGACTTCCTCGACGGCGTGGTACTACGGCACGCCACTGCTCCGCCTGCCTCACTTCGGCGGCCGACTCGTCTTCTGCTCGACGGAAACCGCCCCGGCGTTTCCGGGCTACCTCGAAGGGGCCGTCCTGGCCGGCCGCCGCGCCGCCGGCCAGGCGCAGGAGCACCTCGCCGGCGTCGGTCGGCAGGCGTAG
- a CDS encoding dihydrodipicolinate synthase family protein — MSEFHGVLPALITPFTEDGSAIDTEALEAGVERLIAAGVGGLVPGGSTGEFTTLSVAERKLLVETVVDTAAGRVPVIAGTGALSTRETVDLSVHAEQAGAAAVMVVPPFYDAPSWRELKAHFQAVANAISVPIMYYNLPGATGVTLTAEQLAELPGVTCLKDTGGDATAAQELIQTGGPVVLNGWDTHTFIALASGCEAVVWGVASIVPEQCVELHRLLIDDIDLPAARELWARLFPLCQVLESLSYPAAVKAAARLTGFTTGPVREPLLDVEPTDVQRLAAAIEQATAAQAVR, encoded by the coding sequence ATGTCTGAGTTCCACGGCGTCCTGCCCGCGCTCATCACCCCCTTCACCGAGGACGGCAGCGCCATCGACACCGAGGCGCTCGAGGCGGGCGTCGAGCGCCTCATCGCCGCGGGCGTCGGCGGCCTGGTCCCCGGCGGCAGCACCGGCGAGTTCACGACGCTCAGCGTCGCGGAGCGCAAGCTCCTGGTCGAGACGGTCGTCGACACGGCCGCGGGCCGCGTGCCCGTCATCGCCGGGACGGGCGCGCTCAGCACGCGCGAGACGGTCGACCTGAGCGTGCACGCCGAGCAGGCCGGCGCCGCCGCGGTCATGGTCGTCCCGCCCTTCTACGACGCGCCGTCCTGGCGCGAGCTGAAGGCCCACTTCCAGGCCGTCGCCAACGCGATCTCGGTCCCGATCATGTACTACAACCTCCCGGGCGCCACGGGCGTCACGCTCACCGCCGAGCAGCTGGCCGAGCTCCCGGGCGTGACGTGTCTGAAGGACACCGGCGGCGACGCCACCGCTGCGCAGGAGCTGATCCAGACCGGCGGTCCCGTGGTGCTGAACGGCTGGGACACGCACACGTTCATCGCGCTCGCGTCGGGCTGCGAGGCCGTCGTGTGGGGCGTCGCCTCGATCGTGCCCGAGCAGTGCGTCGAGCTGCACCGGCTGCTCATCGACGACATCGACCTGCCGGCCGCGCGTGAGCTGTGGGCCCGCCTGTTCCCGCTGTGCCAGGTGCTCGAGTCGCTCAGCTACCCGGCCGCCGTCAAGGCCGCGGCGCGCCTCACCGGCTTCACCACCGGTCCGGTGCGCGAGCCGCTGCTCGACGTCGAGCCGACCGACGTCCAGCGCCTCGCCGCCGCGATCGAGCAGGCGACCGCCGCGCAGGCCGTGCGATGA
- a CDS encoding protoporphyrinogen/coproporphyrinogen oxidase: protein MTRDVVIVGGGIAGLSAAWRLRRHDVLLLEAGDRLGGRMRSDPCGDYWLNYGAHLFPAPGTLVDRITQELALETVPVTGGMMGLAVDGAVLEGGRVESYPFRLPLSVRERVAFARAGLKVQLAVRRYHAAPNRYEFENDRTFAEFLGPLPPKVREIFACAARRATGELDELAAGAGIGLFALVWAGKGSLIARNLRGGTGQLPAALGQVLGERARTSSPVDAVRPDGDHLVVRAGDEEIRARHVIMAANAPFAAPLVGPVAPQAADALAKLTYGAFLSVAVETNETSAMPYDGVYAIATPGRTFDMFTNQAHALRVGPRQPGGSLMLFTGAQKAAALMRESDEVIAERFLADLHAMYPETRGRIAKATVRRWPLGNVYASPGRGALQPALEGALGTHENLHLAGDYFAELGTMEAAAQTGMAAAERVEARIREVTHV from the coding sequence ATGACTCGGGACGTGGTGATCGTGGGCGGCGGGATCGCCGGCCTGTCGGCTGCGTGGCGGCTGCGCCGCCACGACGTGCTGCTACTGGAGGCCGGCGACCGGCTGGGCGGCCGCATGCGATCGGATCCGTGCGGCGACTACTGGCTCAACTACGGCGCGCACCTGTTCCCTGCCCCGGGCACGCTCGTCGATCGGATCACCCAGGAGCTCGCGCTCGAGACCGTGCCGGTCACGGGCGGGATGATGGGCCTCGCCGTCGACGGCGCCGTCCTCGAGGGTGGGCGGGTGGAGTCCTACCCCTTCCGGTTGCCGCTGTCGGTGCGCGAGCGGGTGGCGTTCGCGCGCGCAGGCTTGAAGGTCCAGCTGGCCGTGCGCCGCTATCACGCCGCGCCCAACCGCTACGAGTTCGAGAACGACCGCACATTCGCGGAGTTCCTCGGTCCGCTCCCGCCCAAGGTACGCGAGATCTTCGCCTGCGCCGCACGACGGGCGACGGGCGAGCTCGACGAGCTCGCCGCCGGCGCCGGCATCGGCCTGTTCGCGCTCGTGTGGGCGGGCAAGGGGTCGCTGATCGCCCGCAACCTCCGCGGTGGAACCGGACAGCTGCCCGCGGCCCTCGGCCAGGTGCTGGGCGAGCGGGCGCGCACCAGCAGCCCGGTGGACGCGGTCCGGCCCGACGGCGATCACCTGGTGGTCCGGGCCGGCGACGAGGAGATCCGCGCTCGGCACGTGATCATGGCCGCGAACGCGCCGTTCGCCGCGCCGCTGGTCGGCCCGGTGGCTCCCCAGGCCGCGGACGCTCTCGCCAAGCTCACCTACGGCGCGTTCCTGAGCGTCGCCGTCGAGACCAACGAGACCTCCGCGATGCCCTACGACGGCGTCTACGCCATCGCGACGCCCGGCCGGACGTTCGACATGTTCACCAACCAAGCGCATGCGCTCCGCGTCGGCCCCCGACAGCCCGGCGGTTCGCTCATGCTCTTCACCGGCGCCCAGAAAGCCGCGGCCCTGATGCGCGAGAGCGACGAGGTGATCGCCGAGCGGTTCCTCGCGGACCTGCACGCGATGTACCCGGAGACACGCGGACGAATCGCGAAGGCGACGGTGCGCCGTTGGCCGCTGGGGAACGTCTACGCGAGCCCGGGACGCGGCGCGCTGCAACCCGCGCTGGAGGGCGCCTTGGGCACCCACGAGAACCTGCACCTGGCCGGCGACTACTTCGCCGAGCTGGGGACGATGGAAGCTGCCGCCCAGACCGGTATGGCGGCCGCCGAACGAGTGGAAGCACGAATCCGAGAGGTCACCCATGTCTGA
- a CDS encoding LysR family transcriptional regulator, with translation MSLQQLRCFCAALELGSFTAAAETLRVSQPAVAEQIRKLEAALGLDLFVRAGRGVQATEAGRRFAEHATRSLQALEDAAASITELTELQTGTLAIGVFGGPAAWRLDELALAFLRAHPDVSLRFVGLNSSVIADRVREGELEAALVVLPIDDDRLDVRPIVRDEVVYVSADPERTREPATIARLAATPLIFYDAESADHDPIRRQLAERAQALGLRLQPKVEVELKDIALRLVAAGLGDTYLPSAFTRLPYYPDGLHTASFEPAMYDTFAVVTRTGARLSAGMRRLLDDLETHMRRVADELDERR, from the coding sequence TTGTCTCTTCAGCAGCTTCGCTGCTTCTGCGCTGCCCTCGAGCTGGGGTCGTTCACCGCCGCCGCTGAGACGCTCCGCGTGTCCCAACCCGCGGTGGCCGAGCAGATCCGCAAGCTCGAAGCCGCGCTCGGCCTGGACCTGTTCGTGCGCGCGGGCCGCGGCGTCCAGGCCACCGAGGCCGGCCGCCGGTTCGCCGAGCACGCGACGCGGAGCCTGCAGGCGCTCGAAGACGCCGCCGCCAGCATCACGGAGTTGACCGAGCTGCAGACCGGCACGCTCGCGATCGGCGTGTTCGGCGGCCCGGCGGCCTGGCGACTCGATGAGCTGGCATTGGCGTTCCTACGCGCCCATCCCGACGTCTCGCTGCGGTTCGTCGGCCTGAACTCGTCGGTCATCGCCGACCGCGTTCGCGAGGGCGAGCTCGAAGCCGCGCTGGTCGTGCTCCCGATCGACGACGACCGGCTCGACGTGCGGCCGATCGTGCGCGACGAAGTCGTGTACGTGAGCGCCGACCCCGAGCGAACACGCGAGCCGGCGACCATCGCGCGGCTCGCGGCCACGCCGCTGATCTTCTACGACGCCGAGTCCGCCGACCACGACCCGATCCGCCGGCAACTCGCCGAACGCGCGCAGGCGCTCGGGCTAAGACTGCAGCCCAAGGTCGAGGTCGAGCTCAAGGACATCGCCCTGCGGCTCGTCGCCGCGGGCCTCGGCGACACGTACCTGCCGAGTGCGTTCACGCGGCTGCCGTACTACCCGGACGGTCTGCACACCGCCTCATTCGAGCCGGCCATGTACGACACATTCGCCGTCGTCACGCGAACCGGGGCGCGACTCTCAGCCGGCATGCGTCGGCTGCTCGACGACCTCGAGACGCACATGCGCCGCGTCGCCGACGAGCTCGACGAGCGCCGCTGA
- a CDS encoding vitamin K epoxide reductase family protein: MTRLATFAVAVAGLAIASYLTIVHYAGAEPVCAIAHGCATVQKSSYAELIGVPVALLGLLGYAAILGSLFRDTETTRSITALLALCGLAFSAWLTYAEVFELNAICVWCVGSAVCMSLLAALATTRLLRAPTP, translated from the coding sequence GTGACCCGCCTCGCGACGTTCGCCGTCGCCGTCGCCGGCCTGGCGATCGCGAGCTATCTGACGATCGTGCACTACGCGGGCGCCGAGCCCGTCTGCGCGATCGCCCACGGCTGCGCGACGGTCCAGAAGTCGAGCTACGCGGAGCTCATCGGCGTCCCGGTCGCGCTGCTCGGCCTCCTCGGCTACGCCGCGATTCTCGGCTCGCTGTTCCGGGACACCGAGACCACGCGCTCGATCACCGCGCTGCTGGCGCTGTGCGGACTCGCGTTCTCCGCCTGGCTGACCTACGCCGAGGTGTTCGAGCTGAACGCCATCTGCGTCTGGTGCGTCGGCTCGGCCGTCTGCATGAGCCTGCTCGCGGCGCTCGCCACGACTCGACTCTTGCGGGCACCGACGCCGTGA
- a CDS encoding DsbA family protein, with amino-acid sequence MPSTNKSEREQRRAHRQALEAARAAKSARRRRLSVLGAALVAAAAVVAIATLVSAGPSRSATPTAHLTRSTVVDGVPETHGVLGNPKAPVTVTEYVDLQCPICAEASTTMLPTLVNDYVKTGKVKLQLRTLHFIGPDSVRAARVAAGARQQSKLWRFVETFYANQGTENSGYATDGFLKSVATTAGVNADAALAYAKSDAAARAIVTADRDAKAVGANATPTFTITKGNGKPHVLLVGAGDIHAALEKAL; translated from the coding sequence ATGCCCAGCACGAACAAGAGCGAACGCGAGCAGCGCCGTGCCCATCGTCAGGCGCTTGAAGCCGCGCGAGCCGCCAAGTCCGCCCGTCGTCGCCGCCTGAGCGTCCTCGGCGCAGCCCTCGTCGCCGCCGCCGCGGTGGTGGCCATCGCCACGCTGGTCTCTGCCGGGCCCAGCCGCAGCGCCACGCCGACCGCACACCTCACCCGCAGCACCGTCGTCGACGGCGTACCCGAGACGCACGGCGTCCTCGGCAACCCCAAGGCACCGGTCACCGTCACCGAGTACGTCGACCTCCAGTGCCCGATCTGCGCCGAAGCCTCCACCACGATGCTGCCGACGCTCGTCAACGACTACGTCAAGACCGGCAAGGTCAAGCTCCAACTGCGCACACTGCACTTCATCGGCCCGGACTCCGTGCGTGCGGCCCGCGTCGCCGCCGGCGCACGGCAGCAGAGCAAGCTGTGGCGCTTCGTCGAGACCTTCTACGCCAACCAGGGCACCGAGAACTCCGGCTACGCCACCGACGGCTTCCTCAAGAGCGTCGCCACCACCGCGGGAGTGAACGCGGACGCCGCGCTCGCCTACGCGAAGTCGGACGCCGCCGCGCGGGCCATCGTGACCGCCGACCGCGACGCGAAGGCCGTCGGCGCCAACGCGACGCCGACGTTCACGATCACGAAGGGCAACGGCAAGCCGCACGTCCTGCTGGTCGGCGCGGGCGACATCCACGCCGCGCTGGAGAAGGCGCTGTGA
- a CDS encoding helix-turn-helix transcriptional regulator — MAPLVGRASELQEAAAALRAGSVVVIAPAGEGKSRLAREALAAEAAGGAFTAWVQATRSAAAIPLAAFVGLLPEDARVDDVHSGSLDALRKQADGRRIVLAVDDAPRLDPVSAALVLHLAEREVCVLATVRSGEALPDAIAAVAESAHRIELGPLDPVAVDAFVEGLLGGPADEMARHWVRETSGGNALYVEELVSGAVESGALSAAHGLWRLTGKPSVSTSLRELLTTRLEDLDSAQRAPLELLSLCEPLAHAELTALTSPSALRDVEQRGLVALEPDGAARLGHPLFGEVVAGTLPVLRGRRLRVQLADALERRSPRAPGDTLRVARLRLDAGAELPDVLRLDAAEAANGAGDPDLAAELVAPVAGLRAAMALARAHILRNGNAEAEAVLARAEPLAPGEPLAFPYVQQRAWNLTWKLRRLEDAVALLDRALTWSPDPAWTGRVALARRMETAINEGYSVVAELEPALADPTLPDGERFNLEAFAAMSALFAGDGETAAAIALRTCASLDPDSPLGVAAFAVAGQIEQETGEGAADMRAQAVTVLRARVRRGDHDGAALAATALGYRELMRGRYRDAALHLAEAETHAARHDHAGVLLYVRAYQVGVASALGDFEGAQTAMAGVDAALGGGAPLARELPQVLRARGWAARLRSDAEAGDVFVAGAAQIEQLPVHSAHLLYEALRCGVDVAAELRAATARSRSRLVAAFAAHAAARAHGDGPGLLAVAEQLAGMERVCFAMEAATEAAARFLDEARHDSARRAAARAAELHQPDQGTEPPVIDGLDAPAVALTPREQQIVQLVRRGLSNPQIAERLAISVRTVENLVYRAMIKSGVSDRRRL, encoded by the coding sequence ATGGCACCGCTCGTCGGCCGCGCGTCCGAGCTGCAGGAGGCCGCCGCCGCGCTGCGCGCCGGGAGCGTGGTGGTGATCGCGCCCGCGGGCGAGGGCAAGTCGCGGCTGGCGCGCGAGGCGCTCGCGGCCGAGGCGGCGGGAGGCGCGTTCACGGCCTGGGTGCAGGCGACCCGCAGCGCCGCGGCCATCCCGCTCGCCGCGTTCGTCGGCCTCCTGCCCGAGGACGCGCGCGTGGACGACGTGCACAGCGGCAGCCTCGACGCGCTGCGCAAGCAGGCGGACGGGCGCCGGATCGTGCTGGCCGTCGACGACGCGCCGCGGTTGGATCCCGTCTCCGCCGCGCTCGTCCTGCACCTCGCCGAGCGCGAGGTGTGCGTCCTGGCCACCGTCCGCTCCGGGGAGGCGCTGCCTGACGCCATCGCGGCGGTCGCCGAGAGCGCGCACCGGATCGAGCTGGGCCCGCTCGACCCGGTGGCGGTGGACGCGTTCGTGGAAGGCCTGCTCGGCGGCCCGGCCGACGAGATGGCGCGCCACTGGGTGCGCGAGACCAGCGGGGGCAACGCGCTCTACGTGGAGGAGCTGGTCAGTGGCGCGGTCGAGTCGGGCGCGCTCTCGGCGGCGCACGGCCTCTGGCGGCTGACCGGCAAGCCGAGTGTGAGCACCTCGCTGCGGGAGCTCCTCACCACCCGCCTGGAGGACCTCGACTCAGCCCAGCGCGCCCCGCTGGAGCTGCTGTCGCTGTGCGAGCCGCTCGCCCACGCGGAGCTGACGGCGCTCACCTCGCCTTCGGCGCTGCGGGACGTCGAGCAGCGTGGCCTCGTCGCCCTGGAGCCGGACGGCGCGGCGCGGCTCGGGCATCCGCTGTTCGGGGAGGTGGTCGCCGGAACGCTGCCGGTGCTGCGCGGACGCCGGCTGCGCGTCCAGCTCGCTGACGCCCTCGAACGCCGCTCGCCGCGTGCGCCGGGCGACACGCTGCGCGTCGCGCGCCTGCGGCTCGACGCCGGCGCCGAGCTGCCCGACGTGCTGCGCCTCGACGCGGCCGAGGCGGCCAACGGGGCCGGCGATCCGGACCTGGCCGCCGAGCTGGTCGCGCCCGTGGCCGGCCTGCGGGCGGCCATGGCGCTCGCTCGCGCGCACATCCTGCGCAACGGCAACGCGGAGGCGGAGGCCGTCCTGGCCCGCGCCGAGCCGCTCGCCCCGGGCGAGCCGCTCGCGTTCCCCTACGTCCAGCAGCGAGCCTGGAACCTGACCTGGAAGCTGCGCCGCCTCGAGGACGCGGTCGCCCTGCTGGACCGCGCACTCACCTGGTCGCCGGACCCCGCGTGGACGGGTCGCGTAGCGCTGGCCCGGCGCATGGAGACCGCGATCAATGAGGGCTACTCCGTCGTGGCCGAGCTCGAGCCGGCGCTCGCCGACCCGACGCTGCCGGACGGCGAGCGCTTCAACCTGGAAGCGTTCGCCGCGATGTCGGCGCTGTTCGCCGGTGACGGGGAGACCGCCGCCGCGATCGCGCTCCGGACGTGCGCGTCGCTCGACCCGGACAGCCCGCTCGGCGTGGCCGCGTTCGCGGTCGCGGGCCAGATCGAGCAGGAGACGGGCGAGGGCGCGGCCGACATGCGCGCGCAGGCGGTGACGGTCCTGCGCGCCAGGGTCCGACGCGGCGACCACGACGGCGCCGCGCTCGCCGCGACCGCGTTGGGCTACCGGGAGCTGATGCGCGGGCGCTACCGCGACGCCGCGCTGCACCTGGCGGAAGCCGAGACGCACGCGGCGCGGCACGATCACGCCGGCGTGCTGCTGTACGTCCGCGCCTACCAGGTCGGCGTGGCCTCGGCGCTGGGCGACTTCGAGGGCGCGCAGACGGCGATGGCCGGCGTGGACGCGGCGCTGGGCGGGGGTGCGCCGCTCGCCCGTGAGCTGCCCCAGGTGCTGCGCGCACGGGGCTGGGCCGCGCGGCTGCGCAGCGACGCCGAGGCGGGCGACGTGTTCGTGGCCGGCGCCGCGCAGATCGAGCAACTCCCGGTGCACAGCGCCCACCTCCTCTACGAAGCGTTGCGCTGCGGTGTCGACGTGGCGGCGGAGCTGCGCGCGGCGACCGCGCGTAGCCGCAGCCGGCTCGTGGCGGCATTCGCCGCACACGCCGCCGCCCGAGCCCACGGCGACGGCCCGGGCCTGCTCGCCGTCGCCGAGCAGCTGGCGGGCATGGAGCGGGTGTGCTTCGCCATGGAAGCCGCGACCGAGGCCGCGGCGCGCTTCCTCGACGAGGCACGCCACGACTCCGCCCGCCGCGCGGCCGCGCGCGCCGCCGAGCTCCACCAGCCCGACCAGGGCACCGAGCCGCCCGTGATCGACGGCCTGGACGCGCCGGCGGTCGCGCTCACGCCGCGCGAGCAGCAGATCGTCCAGCTCGTCCGCCGCGGGCTGTCGAACCCCCAGATCGCGGAGCGGCTCGCGATCTCCGTCCGCACGGTCGAGAACCTCGTCTACCGGGCGATGATCAAGTCCGGTGTCAGCGACCGCCGCCGGCTGTGA
- a CDS encoding FAD-binding oxidoreductase, translating to MPALITPTDPGYDQARQAWNRSADQRPALIAEAESEADVAEAFRVARAAGLRVVPQGTGHGVAALPDLSDALLLRTARMDAVSVDPPTRLARVGAGAVWRDVIAAAAPHGLAAPHGFAAGVGVTGYLLGGGLGWLARSHGFGSSRVRAFDVVTDDGERQRVDAEQRPERFRAMRGGGPDGVVVTAIELELIALRELYAGTLLWPFTQAMDVFEAYRAWIATVPDTVTSSLRLLHLPDGRALVQITLAYQGADGDALVAPLRAVAPRLADTAAIVPACTLGTIAGDPEAPMPAASQSLLVREIPPAEAFVALAGPTVGMLELRHLGGALREQPGAIGGVDAAGLVFASASPGTAALDAVRPALVPWAHARETLPTFDERVGAALTAA from the coding sequence ATGCCCGCGCTGATCACACCCACCGACCCCGGCTACGACCAGGCCCGGCAGGCGTGGAACCGGAGCGCCGACCAGCGCCCCGCGCTGATCGCCGAGGCCGAGTCCGAAGCCGACGTGGCGGAGGCGTTCCGCGTCGCCCGCGCGGCCGGTCTGCGGGTCGTGCCCCAGGGCACGGGCCACGGTGTCGCCGCGCTGCCGGACCTCAGCGACGCGCTGCTCCTGCGCACGGCTCGGATGGACGCCGTCAGCGTCGATCCGCCGACCCGGCTCGCGCGCGTCGGAGCGGGCGCGGTGTGGCGCGACGTGATCGCGGCCGCCGCTCCGCACGGCCTCGCCGCGCCGCACGGGTTCGCCGCCGGCGTGGGCGTGACCGGCTACCTGCTCGGCGGCGGCCTCGGATGGCTCGCGCGCAGCCATGGCTTCGGCTCCTCCCGCGTACGGGCCTTCGACGTCGTGACCGATGACGGCGAGCGCCAGCGGGTCGATGCCGAGCAGCGTCCGGAGCGGTTCCGGGCGATGCGCGGCGGCGGCCCGGACGGGGTCGTCGTGACCGCGATCGAGCTCGAGCTGATCGCACTGCGCGAGCTGTACGCCGGGACGCTGCTGTGGCCGTTCACGCAGGCCATGGACGTGTTCGAGGCGTACCGCGCCTGGATCGCCACCGTGCCCGACACGGTCACGTCCTCGCTGCGGCTCCTGCACCTGCCGGACGGGCGGGCGCTGGTGCAGATCACGCTCGCCTACCAAGGCGCGGACGGTGACGCGCTCGTCGCTCCGCTGCGGGCCGTCGCGCCGCGCCTGGCCGACACAGCGGCGATCGTCCCGGCGTGCACGCTGGGGACGATCGCGGGCGACCCCGAGGCCCCGATGCCGGCCGCGAGCCAGAGCCTGCTGGTGCGCGAGATCCCGCCCGCCGAGGCGTTCGTCGCCCTGGCCGGGCCGACGGTCGGCATGCTCGAGCTGCGCCACCTCGGCGGGGCTCTGCGCGAGCAGCCCGGCGCGATCGGCGGCGTGGACGCAGCCGGGCTCGTGTTCGCCTCAGCAAGCCCGGGGACGGCCGCGTTGGACGCCGTCCGGCCCGCACTGGTCCCGTGGGCGCACGCGCGCGAGACCCTGCCGACGTTCGACGAGCGGGTCGGGGCGGCACTGACCGCCGCCTAG